Sequence from the Maribellus comscasis genome:
GGTAAACTGGAGTTGCTTTCCCCAAAAAGCCTTCATTACGGAGGCAACTTTGCGCGAATGATTTTACCCGATTCACTACGTTTTTACCAAACCGACTATATCGCCGCCAACCAGGCCATTGCCATCCTCGAAAGTCGTGCGAAAAAGCCGGCTGAAGGCGCAACAAACAAAAAAAAGATAAAACCGGATGCTCCTTTTTTCCTGGCCGTTGGATTTGTAAGACCTCACGTTCCGCTTATTTCAACTGAAAGTTGTTTTGCCCATTATCCCGACGAAGAGTCGGTTCTGCCACCGGTTGTGGTTAGCGATGATGTACCGGAACAGGCACTTCGGAGACAAAACGAAAAAATCTGGGGTATGAATGAACTTCAGAAAAAGAAAACCATAAGTTCATATATGGCCAGTGTGCGGTTTATGGATCAACAGGTTGGGCGGCTTCTAAACACGATCGACCAACTGGATTTACGCAAAAACACCATCGTAATTTTCCTTTCCGATCATGGTTACAATTTAGGTGAACACGATTGCTGGTCCAAAACCAGTTTATGGGAAGGGACCGTCAGGGTACCATTGATTATTTCAGTTCCTGGAACAGAGGATAATTACAGAGGGGAGTTTCAATCCATTGTTGAACTTATTGATCTTTACCCGACATTGGTTGATCTCTGCGGATATTCAAAAGAAGCCCCTGATATTTTGCAGGGTCAAAGCCTCGCTGACGTCATAAAAAATGGCGAGCAAGCGGATAAAAAAACTGACGCATTTACGGTAACCGACCGGGGTGAATCGGGAACTTTGGTTTTTGGCGACTACAGATACACGCGTTGGGGAGCCGAAGTTGGGGAAGAAAATGAGGAATTGTATAACCACATATCAGACCCGGAAGAACATAAAAATCTGGTAAATGATGCCTCTGCAAAAAACGACCTGGAAACAATGAGAAAAAGATTTGATGCGGCAAAAGAGAAATCAACAAAATCACTAACTCAATAAAATGAAACCAACAAAATTAACCTCGATATTTCTGATAATACTGGTTTTAGTTTCTGTATTGTCAGGATGCAACTCTGACTCTGGCGAGCAGCAGAAACAAAGACCCAACATTATTTTTATCATGGCCGATGATCATGCCTACCAGGCGATAAGCGCTTATGGTGGAGATTTGGCTGAAATCGCACCAACACCTAACATCGACCGTTTGGCCGAAGCGGGTATGCGTTTTAACCACTGTCTGGTTACCAACTCCATTTGCGGACCTTCGCGTGCCACAATCCTCTCCGGAAAGTATAGCCATGAGAATGGTTTTATTGATAACACAATGGGCTCCAGGTTTGATTTTAGCCAGCAATCTTATGCCAAGGTTCTTCAAAGAGCAGGTTACAAAACTGCAGTAATCGGCAAACTCCATTTGGGAGGCACGCCTACAGGTTTTGATTATTTTGATATTCTTCCCGGGCAGGGAAGTTATTACAATCCCACATTCATCAACCAAAATGGCCAGTACAATATGGAAGGTTATACCACTGAGATTATTACTGACAAAACCATCCAATGGCTCAGCGGTGTAAAAGATTCAACAACGCCTTTTATGGTGATGATGTGGCACAAAGCCCCGCACCGGGCATGGGACCCCGGCCCCAACGAACTGGGGATGTACGAGGATGTAACTTTCCCCGAACCGGCAACGCTTTTTGACGACTATTCCGGAGACCGGGAGGCAGCAGCCCAAAACAATATGACCATTGCTCATACCATGACCCTTGAGCGGGATCTGAAAATGACAGACCAGCCACGCCGGGGCTTAAACGAAGAACAGCTAAAACACTGGAATGCAGTGTACGGGCCTATTTATGGAGAATTCAAAAAAACCAATCCAACAGGTAAAGATTTAGTGCGCTTTAAATACCAGCGCTACATGAGAGATTATCTGGCGTGTATATCAGCAGTTGATAAAAGTGTCGGTA
This genomic interval carries:
- a CDS encoding sulfatase; the encoded protein is MSLFSAAIVRINSLSRYLFLLCWFILPNFSNAQPNILLIFSDDLNTRIGPYMDVNKHTPNLDRLASEGVMFTRAYCQYPLCGPSRASIMSGLYPASNGVLVNDDKPGSYKKINPALKDHPSMAGFFREQGYFTARVSKIFHMGVPGGIERGEPGGDDPTSWDYAFNVMGPETLSPGKLELLSPKSLHYGGNFARMILPDSLRFYQTDYIAANQAIAILESRAKKPAEGATNKKKIKPDAPFFLAVGFVRPHVPLISTESCFAHYPDEESVLPPVVVSDDVPEQALRRQNEKIWGMNELQKKKTISSYMASVRFMDQQVGRLLNTIDQLDLRKNTIVIFLSDHGYNLGEHDCWSKTSLWEGTVRVPLIISVPGTEDNYRGEFQSIVELIDLYPTLVDLCGYSKEAPDILQGQSLADVIKNGEQADKKTDAFTVTDRGESGTLVFGDYRYTRWGAEVGEENEELYNHISDPEEHKNLVNDASAKNDLETMRKRFDAAKEKSTKSLTQ
- a CDS encoding sulfatase family protein, with product MKPTKLTSIFLIILVLVSVLSGCNSDSGEQQKQRPNIIFIMADDHAYQAISAYGGDLAEIAPTPNIDRLAEAGMRFNHCLVTNSICGPSRATILSGKYSHENGFIDNTMGSRFDFSQQSYAKVLQRAGYKTAVIGKLHLGGTPTGFDYFDILPGQGSYYNPTFINQNGQYNMEGYTTEIITDKTIQWLSGVKDSTTPFMVMMWHKAPHRAWDPGPNELGMYEDVTFPEPATLFDDYSGDREAAAQNNMTIAHTMTLERDLKMTDQPRRGLNEEQLKHWNAVYGPIYGEFKKTNPTGKDLVRFKYQRYMRDYLACISAVDKSVGKLLDYLKETGLDKNTIVVYSSDQGFYLGEHGWFDKRWMYRESLRTPLLIRWPGVVDPGTVNNDLVSNLDFGETFIDIAGANVPPEMQGRSMLPILKGETPADWRKVHYYHYYEHPSEHNVMRHYGITTNKYKLIHFYYDIDDWELYDLEKDPMEMKNVYDDPAYDDIKKELHQQLEKSREKYNDSDVSNQNFIKEYKEKVKENPGIEYWKR